A window of Garra rufa chromosome 16, GarRuf1.0, whole genome shotgun sequence contains these coding sequences:
- the LOC141289001 gene encoding LRP2-binding protein-like, translating to MSREMDCSQLKSTEKTRTSKLLDEINETYQDIKESLQSAEPTGEKLEKTVLLLKEKAERGDSQAAFLLGQLHYEEGRYVEAELIFDDNKDEDPRALYQLAVIYYDGLGSKEDLGKAIEYMRKVAFWDSSEVGCIRYAALYNLGQAYLEGFGVEASRAEAERFWLLAADDGSPNASVKAQSSLGMFYCRPETLDLKKAFSWHSEACGNGSLESQGALGVMYLYGHGVQKDPDAALFCLKEAAERGNVYAQGHLTACYYHRKLYSRAAALGERVCGYEDISAIAQHTDCLEEYIRKGIAVAMFYYARCLQLGRGVLKNRDRAKSYFTQAARIDPEICKELQMDVVHRRI from the exons ATGTCGAGGGAAATGGACTGCAGTCAACTGAAATCCACGGAGAAAACAAGAACCTCAAAGCTTCTCGACGAAATAAACGAGACTTATCAAGATATTAAAGAGTCACTGCAATCAG CAGAGCCTACCGGTGAGAAGCTGGAGAAGACAGTGCTTCTGCTTAAAGAGAAAGCAGAAAGAGGAGATTCACAAGCCGCCTTTCTCCTGGGACAGTTACACTATGAGGAG GGCCGCTACGTAGAAGCAGAGCTCATCTTTGATGACAATAAAGATGAAGATCCTCGAGCTCTGTATCAGCTGGCTGTCATATATTACGATGGCCTCGGAAGCAAAGAAGACCTT GGCAAGGCAATTGAGTACATGAGAAAAGTTGCATTCTGGGACTCTTCTGAAGTGGGTTGTATCAGATATGCAGCACTGTATAACTTGGGTCAAGCGTATTTGGAGGGTTTTGGCGTTGAGGCATCCAGAGCTGAAGCAGAACG GTTTTGGCTCTTGGCAGCTGATGATGGAAGCCCGAACGCTAGTGTGAAAGCGCAGTCATCCCTAGGCATGTTTTACTGCAGGCCGGAGACTCTCGACCTCAAAAAG GCGTTCTCGTGGCACTCGGAGGCATGTGGTAACGGCAGTCTGGAGTCTCAGGGTGCTCTTGGTGTTATGTATCTCTATGGTCACGGAGTGCAGAAGGACCCAGACGCTGCCCTGTTCTGCCTGAAGGAGGCGGCAGAGAGAGGAAACGTCTATGCGCAGGGTCACCTGACGGCCTGCTACTACCACAGAAAGCTCTACTCCAGAGCAGCCGCCCTTGGAGAAAG AGTGTGTGGATATGAGGACATCAGTGCCATAGCGCAGCATACAGACTGTCTGGAGGAGTACATCAGGAAGGGAATCGCTGTAGCCATGTTTTACTATGCACGCTGCCTTCAGCTGGGCCGAGGCGTCCTGAAGAACAGAGACAGAGCAAAGAGCTATTTCACACAG GCTGCCAGGATCGATCCAGAGATCTGTAAGGAGCTGCAAATGGACGTTGTACACCGAAGGATATAA